Proteins found in one Crassostrea angulata isolate pt1a10 chromosome 3, ASM2561291v2, whole genome shotgun sequence genomic segment:
- the LOC128177127 gene encoding uncharacterized protein LOC128177127, translated as MGEITDSQREDIKSAFNLFDKDSSGFIDAAELKTVLQTLKQNPTDKDVEDMIAELDKNGNKKIEYDEFEKFMADKFKSPDEAEEEMRNAFKIFDKDGSGKIDAKELRHAMKSLGETMTDGEVDEMIKAADQDSDGKVDYSESQKISVPYNGILPINIKQVPQYSPIPSKLPEEIKQEFREAFELFDKDGSGYINSRELLTVMRAFKQDPTKAEVQHLMQELDTNGNGKIEYEEFEKYMADHYKSAEEANSSMMEAFKLFDKDGTGEISFEMFLEYAPSKFRSEDEEMSMVKEAFRVFDKDGSGYITIDEAKSILQRGENSISDEDLQEFFNQSDLDKDGQINYEEFALILNERFSAESYD; from the exons ATG GGTGAAATAACGGATTCACAGAGAGAAG ATATCAAGTCTGCCTTCAATTTGTTTGACAAAGACAGCAGTGGGTTCATTGACGCCGCCGAGCTGAAAACCGTCCTACAGACCCTGAAGCAGAACCCCACGGACAAGGATGTCGAGGATATGATAGCAGAACTGGACAAAAACG gtaacaaaaaaatagaatatgacGAATTCGAAAAATTCATGGCCGATAAATTCAAGAGTCCAGATGAAGCTGAAGAAGAAATGAGAAATGCGTTTAAAATCTTTGATAAGGACGGAAGTGGAAAAATTGATGCCAAAGAGCTGAGGCATGCGATGAAAAGTTTGGGGGAAACAATGACAGACGGGGAAGTAGACGAAATGATCAAGGCGGCGGATCAAGACTCTGACGGCAAAGTGGACTATTCCG AGTCCCAGAAAATAAGTGTTCCTTACAATGGAATCCTTCCCATCAATATTAAACAAGTTCCACAATACAGCCCAATTCCT agtaaGTTACCAGAGGAAATAAAACAAG AATTCCGAGAGGCGTTCGAGCTGTTTGACAAAGACGGTAGCGGCTATATCAACAGTCGGGAACTTCTGACGGTGATGCGGGCCTTCAAACAGGACCCAACCAAGGCCGAGGTGCAGCACCTAATGCAGGAACTGGACACCAATG gaaATGGCAAAATAGAATACgaagaatttgaaaaatacatgGCCGATCACTATAAATCTGCAGAAGAAGCCAATAGTTCAATGATGGaggcttttaaattatttgacaaAGATG GAACCGGTGAGATTTCGTTCGAGATGTTCCTGGAATATGCACCCTCTAAATTCCGGTCCGAGGATGAAGAAATGTCCATGGTGAAGGAGGCGTTCCGGGTGTTCGATAAGGACGGAAGTGGTTACATCACAATAGACGAGGCCAAGTCCATTCTACAGCGAGGAGAGAACAGCATCAGTGACGAGGACTTACAGGAGTTCTTCAACCAATCTGATTTGGACAAAGACGGACAAATTAACTACGAAG AGTTTGCATTGATCCTGAACGAGCGATTCTCGGCGGAATCTTATGATTGA